A stretch of the Lactuca sativa cultivar Salinas chromosome 9, Lsat_Salinas_v11, whole genome shotgun sequence genome encodes the following:
- the LOC111911789 gene encoding uncharacterized protein LOC111911789 gives MPTFTTIALENLLEHRNPSTNSSTLKSQQPSTNKPNYPQNHVEQNDEAKEEEKLKARKRLNHIYISPALYTTPEPTPILDYSSSGSVSSSPYVFNRKGRGGGNSANRRVDGFEVQGSGAQSVGNEAETLLDGEDELVESSLIGGGGENGNRGEAEGESADDDEDFVDPRCDSFSVASSSDLNDSGRLGLENMSVISNQIGEFYDAIEDFSSDGSIMSLASCSRNLESELHTTRITLIEEIEKRKIAEQELARMHTQWQKFSKILLSQTGFKFLETPSSEGGCMQFDINEMKQFSQEVVYARFVGEAMAKAEAQAEAELAAEVVIGSKDKEISRLKDRLQYYEAMIHEMSQKNLESMEVARRQREKKKGYRKWLWSCIGMSIVIGASVIAYSYAPPTTTNTAESESGHD, from the exons ATGCCGACGTTCACGACAATTGCTCTCGAAAATCTACTAGAGCATAGAAATCCGAGCACGAATTCGTCGACTCTCAAGAgccaacaaccctccaccaacaAACCTAACTATCCTCAAAATCATGTAGAACAAAACGATGAAGCTAAAGAGGAGGAGAAATTGAAAGCAAGGAAGAGATTGAATCACATCTACATATCACCTGCTCTCTACACGACTCCAGAACCGACTCCGATTTTGGATTATTCTTCATCTGGCTCTGTCTCGTCCTCGCCGTACGTGTTTAATCGGAAGGGGCGTGGTGGGGGAAACTCCGCCAATCGGAGAGtcgatgggtttgaggttcagggaaGTGGGGCCCAGTCGGTTGGAAATGAAGCTGAGACGTTGCTTGATGGGGAAGACGAATTGGTTGAGAGTAGTTTGATTGGAGGAGGGGGTGAAAATGGAAATCGTGGTGAGGCTGAAGGTGAAAGTGCGGATGATGATGAAGACTTTGTAGATCCTCGATGTGATTCGTTCAGTGTTGCTAGCTCGAGCGACCTGAATGATTCTGGGAGACTAGGGCTTGAGAATATGAGCGTCATTTCTAATCAAATCGGCGAATTCTATGACGCCATTGAAG ATTTCTCTTCGGATGGATCTATTATGAGCTTAGCTTCATGTAGCCGCAACCTAGAATCAGAGTTGCACACCACACGAATCACTCTCATTGAGGAGATTGAGAAGCGGAAGATCGCCGAACAAGAACTTGCTAGAATGCACACTCAATGGCAGAAATTCAGCAAGATTCTACTATCTCAAACTGGCTTCAAGTTTCTTGAAACACCTTCAAGTGAAGGTGGTTGTATGCAGTTTGACATTAATGAAATGAAGCAGTTTTCTCAGGAAGTTGTTTATGCTCGATTTGTGGGGGAAGCCATGGCAAAAGCTGAAGCTCAGGCGGAAGCTGAGCTGGCGGCAGAGGTGGTGATAGGATCCAAAGATAAAGAGATCTCCAGGTTGAAAGACAGGCTGCAATACTATGAGGCTATGATCCATGAAATGTCCCAAAAGAACCTTGAATCTATGG AGGTGGCAAGAAGGCAGAGAGAGAAGAAAAAGGGGTATAGGAAATGGTTATGGAGTTGTATAGGAATGTCCATTGTTATTGGAGCTTCTGTGATTGCTTACTCATATGCTCCACCTACTACTACTAATACTGCAGAGTCTGAATCTGGACATGATTAG
- the LOC111911787 gene encoding pentatricopeptide repeat-containing protein At4g38150, which produces MARITSILFFKLKHQTLFSSTSLFRHHLPPLTVPIPPTPPNESFFSRLFNSTTTTSSQQTTTPKRNTKVNFSLSDSESDDDSQSPPTPAVKEINKSKLPPPYDPFKKTPVIQEPDDPTNLQEVFHKIRTEGLNDSAVKMFDGLSKDGLTHEALELFSQIKDKGQMPDVVAHTAVIEAYAAAGKAKEALKVYTRMLASGVLPNAYTYSVLIKALAGSGDQKLLGEAKKYFVEMMGKGIRPNPATCVVVMEGFVKVGKEEEGREMVVKMKALGMAPDEKGVREILKNKRGQVFRSVINILFES; this is translated from the coding sequence ATGGCGAGAATCACTTCCATCCTCTTCTTCAAGCTCAAACATCAAACTCTCTTCTCCTCCACCTCCTTATTCCGCCACCACCTCCCACCGTTAACCGTCCCTATTCCACCCACACCCCCAAACGAATCCTTCTTTTCCCGACTCTTCAACAGCACCACCACTACTTCCTCTCAACAAACAACCACCCCAAAGCGCAACACCAAGGTAAACTTCTCACTCTCCGACTCTGAATCCGACGATGATTCCCAATCGCCACCAACGCCAGCCGTGAAAGAGATAAACAAGAGCAAGCTACCGCCACCGTACGACCCATTTAAGAAAACCCCGGTGATCCAAGAACCCGATGACCCCACAAATCTCCAGGAAGTGTTTCACAAAATACGCACAGAAGGGCTCAACGATAGTGCAGTCAAGATGTTCGACGGATTGTCTAAAGACGGACTCACCCACGAAGCGCTTGAATTGTTCTCCCAGATCAAAGATAAAGGCCAGATGCCGGACGTAGTGGCGCACACGGCTGTTATCGAAGCGTACGCCGCCGCTGGTAAAGCTAAAGAAGCCCTGAAGGTGTATACGCGCATGCTTGCTTCCGGCGTCCTGCCCAACGCCTACACTTACTCGGTGTTAATCAAGGCTCTGGCGGGGTCCGGTGACCAGAAATTGTTAGGGGAAGCGAAGAAGTATTTTGTGGAGATGATGGGGAAGGGGATTAGACCGAATCCGGCGACATGTGTGGTGGTTATGGAGGGGTTTGTGAAGgtaggaaaggaagaagaaggtaGAGAAATGGTGGTGAAGATGAAGGCTCTTGGAATGGCTCCTGATGAAAAGGGTGtgagagagattttgaagaaCAAAAGAGGTCAGGTTTTTCGATCAGTTATCAACATTTTATTTGAAAGCTGA
- the LOC111911788 gene encoding anaphase-promoting complex subunit 13: MAQELTLGILIDVVDDEWMRDTLPDDDLALPPSLVPRNDDAEDSNHEAPQADGDIWHDLALGSTQ, encoded by the exons ATGGCACAAGAGTTAACCCTAGGGATTTTAATTGACGTCGTCGACGACGAATGGATGAGAGATACTCTTCCTGACGATG ATCTCGCATTACCCCCATCACTCGTCCCTCGGAATGATGATGCTGAAGATTCCA ATCATGAGGCACCACAAGCGGATGGAGATATTTGGCATGATCTTGCACTTGGGTCAACTCAGTAG